A single window of Inquilinus sp. Marseille-Q2685 DNA harbors:
- a CDS encoding LysR family transcriptional regulator, whose protein sequence is MDSRGLEVFICAVRTGSLSAAARHLKLTAMSATRRLAALEEELGVRLLHRTSRSLALTPEGEAFLPFASEMLDTQEAALATLSPREGGATGLLRVTAPSTLGRKRIMPIIPELLAENPRLRVDLDLNDAMVDIVASGVDVAIRIAPLKDSGLIARRLVDNPKHIYASPAYLEQHGTPRTIEDLAGHECLTWTNFTHWQFIIDGKEQSVPVGGRFSSSSVDGFLSACVSGFGLAQLSAWDAQDEVANGRLVPVPIEDASPRDLAIWAVFPSRQQVLPKLRVFLDRFQKSLA, encoded by the coding sequence ATGGACTCCCGGGGACTTGAGGTGTTCATCTGCGCAGTGCGCACGGGCAGTCTCTCCGCCGCAGCCCGGCACCTCAAATTGACAGCTATGTCCGCCACCAGGCGCTTGGCGGCACTGGAGGAAGAGTTGGGGGTACGCCTACTCCACCGAACATCTCGATCGCTGGCACTCACGCCCGAGGGCGAGGCATTTCTCCCGTTCGCGTCCGAGATGCTCGACACGCAGGAAGCTGCGCTGGCGACGCTCAGTCCCAGAGAAGGCGGCGCGACGGGACTGCTACGGGTCACGGCACCCTCGACCCTCGGTCGCAAGAGGATCATGCCAATTATTCCTGAACTGCTGGCGGAAAATCCGCGACTCCGGGTCGACCTCGACCTGAACGACGCCATGGTCGATATTGTCGCCTCCGGTGTGGACGTTGCGATCAGAATTGCGCCACTCAAGGACTCCGGTTTGATCGCCCGACGACTCGTGGACAATCCCAAACATATCTATGCCTCCCCCGCGTACTTGGAGCAGCACGGAACACCTCGCACCATCGAAGATCTTGCAGGCCATGAATGCCTGACGTGGACCAACTTCACCCACTGGCAGTTCATCATCGACGGCAAAGAGCAGTCGGTACCGGTGGGCGGCCGTTTCTCGTCAAGCAGCGTCGACGGATTCCTGTCGGCTTGCGTCTCAGGCTTTGGATTGGCGCAACTCTCCGCCTGGGATGCCCAGGACGAGGTAGCGAATGGAAGGCTGGTCCCTGTTCCGATCGAGGACGCATCACCGCGCGACCTCGCTATTTGGGCGGTCTTCCCTTCGCGGCAGCAAGTCCTTCCCAAGCTCCGCGTTTTTCTGGACAGGTTTCAGAAAAGCTTGGCCTGA